TATGAGCAACAGAGAGGTGAACAATCCTGGCAAACGGCGTTGAAGCGTATGTTAACCGTTTGCGACGGGGGATCAATGTGAAGAAGCAGGCCGAAATAATTAAACACATTTCCGATAAAGAGCTACTCATCAATTTGTATGCGACCCAGCTGATTATGTTCATTATTGCGTTGTTTACGAGTTGGCTGATCAAGGGGGACGTATTCGCTGTATTAAACGTTTTCCAATTAAGTGGGGACCACCTTCTTATAGGTTTAACTTTTGGCGTTGCTATCGTGACTTTTGAACTTTTTTTATCCCGTATATTACCACCGTCTTGGTTTGATGATGGGGGAATTAATAAACGGGTTTTTTCTAGCAGACATCCATTTCATATCGTTGTATTATCAGCGATTGTTGCGATTAGTGAAGAAGTCCTGTTTCGTGGTGTCATACAAACCTATGCCGGTCTCTGGGTAGCATCTATCTTGTTTACACTTATTCACTTTCGTTATTTGGCTAATCGCTTTTTATTTATCTTTACGATTCTATTGAGTGTGTCGTTAGGTGTGCTTTTTGAACTAACAGGAAATTTACTTACAGCGATTGTTGCTCATTTTATAATAGATTGTTTGCTAGGGCTTCATATTCGATACTTCGATAATAAACATTAAAAGGTAACTAGTCGTATGAGTTTTATCATGGTACATTGTATGTGTAACTATAGGTGTATAGAACGATAAAAACGACAAACGAGGTGGTACCTTTGTCACGTATTAATCGAAATGACAGGAATAATGGCGACGTAAAGAATCAGATGGAAATGGACAGAGAAGTACCTAATTTACATAGTCATGAACTCCCGCCTAGAAGTACTATTCACAAAAAAGTGAGGCGCCCTTTTTCACGGGCAGCGAAAAGAAAAAGACGAAAAAAGTTTCGGGTTCCTCTTGTTACTATTTGGCTTTTTCTTTTTTTACTAATAGTTGGACTCGTATTAACGTATCCCTTTTGGGTGACGAGGATATAATACTTACTCTGAAGTTGTCCTACTCCCATGAATGCTTGCATAGAATTTATTGGGGGTGCATTATCATGAAGGAAAAAGTTTCTACTGGGCAAGAGAGTATTGATACTTTCATGATCAACGCGATCATTAAAGCAAAGGGTAAAGAAAAAGCTGCTGAAAAGAAACTTGTAAGAGTGGGTTTTCTCGTGATTTTGAGTTTAATAAGTCTCACGGTCTATGTCTTTAAAAATTGGATGCAATGGTTTCAAGCTGAAGGTTCTATCTTTCAGAAAATCATGACAGATCCATTCATTCTTTTTTTTACAATATTGTCTATCATAACGTTTGCTTGGTTGCAGCAGGTGACAGCAAAGTTTGAAAAAGCAGAAAAAGACTACGATCAATTAAAAGAAGATATGATCGATCGTGCAGCAGATATTTGGTCTTCCCCTGAAGCATGGAAGAAACGCTCAGAGATTTTTCGAGAATTAAAAGAAAAGCATGATATAAACCTTTATCATAAATGAAATTTAAGTGGGTATAGACCCTTTCCCATCCATATGAATAGCTTCATCGGTGCTGTCATTTCACTACGTGAAATAAAGTAATAACACATAGCGCACCTTATCATATACTATTATGACAAGTAGTGAGAGTGTGAGGTGAAACTATGTCAGCTTCAGGTAAAGCGCCATTTGAGCCTATTATGACGACTGTCTTTATCGTTATTGTTTTAGGCCTGATATTCGATTTAGGAAGAGAAGCGAATGATACGGCGATAGACGACCTTCTTATAGTCGAAACATTAGAGAATTGATTACTGCCGCTCTAAGGTGTGATGACTGTGTCAAATCGTAGGAAAGGAACGGGAGCAGGCACTTATAAATTAGATAAAGAAACACAAGAGCTTTTTAAAAAAATGACACCGCAGAAACTAGCGATCATTATCGCCTTGTTGACAGATGCTCTGCGTGTAAGAGCCGTCTTACTAGATGTGGATCAAAATGTTGAAGTGGTGCTACAAGGGAATTTGAAAGGCAATGAGGTGAATACCTTATTGAAAGAATTAAACAATATTCCATTAGAAAAGTGGCTTGCAATGTTACAAAAGTTTAACAAATCATAAGGTCATTTAAAAGATATATGCTATAGCGTGTCATTAATTTAAATAACGTTATCACTGAAGCAAGGTACTCCTTATTGAAGAGACAGATGTTTGCCTTGACTTTATTATTAATGATAATGGTACCGTGCTCAAATTTAATGTTTGAGCACAATTTTTTTAATAAAAATAGTAGTGATTTATTGCTGAATGAAGAAAGTTAAGGAATGGCTCACCAAAAGATAAAAAAATGGTAAAATATTAACGTATTAGAGTAGAGAGAAGGAGAGTGGAAAATGACCAAGGTAGATAAACAAGTAAGGGCCGATATTGAGATTGCCCAAGCAAGTCAAATGTTACCTATAAGCGACATTGTGAGTACATTACAATTAACTGATGACGAATGGGAGCCATTTGGACGGTACAAGGCAAAACTGTCCCTTTCCGTGATGGAGCGGCTGAAAGATCGTCCAAACGGAAAAATCATTCTTGTAACAGCGATCAACCCAACTCCTGCAGGTGAAGGTAAATCGACAGTGACCGTTGGATTAGGCCAGGCTTTAAACAAACTTAATAAACAGGCAGTTATAGCTTTAAGAGAGCCTTCACTAGGCCCTACTATGGGGATAAAGGGAGGAGCAGCAGGTGGTGGGTATTCTCAAGTCGTCCCTATGGAAGATATAAATTTACATTTTACCGGCGATATCCATGCTATAACATCCGCACATAATGCGTTGGCTGCATTAATTGATAACCACCTCCATCAAGGTAATGAATTAAACATCGATCCACGTCGTATCGTTTGGAAACGGGTAATAGATATGAACGATCGTGCTCTTCGTGAGGTTGTTATCGGGCTGGGCGGACCTCAGCAAGGGATACCTCGAGAATCGGGTTTTGATATTACCGTAGCGTCTGAAATAATGGCTATTCTTTGTCTCGCCCTAAACTTAACTGATTTAAAAGAACGACTGTCACGAATTGTTGTCGCATACACGTACGAAAAGCAGCCAGTGACTGTAAAGGATTTACAAGCTGAAGGGGCTCTAACGCTGCTCCTAAAAGAGGCATTAAAGCCTAATCTCGTGCAGACTCTTGAAAATACACCAGCTATTATTCATGGAGGTCCTTTTGCTAATATTGCTCACGGGTGTAATAGTGTGATTGCGACAAAAATGGCTGCTAAGCTAGGTGATTTTGTTGTAACAGAGGCAGGTTTTGGAGCAGATTTAGGGGCAGAAAAGTTTCTAGATATAAAAACACGCGCAGGAAATATAGATCCAAGTCTTGTCGTCATTGTTGCCACTATACGTGCATTAAAAATGCATGGAGGTGTTCCAAAAGATCAATTAAAACAAGAAAATTTGACAGCACTTGAGTTTGGGCTTGCGAATTTACATAAGCATGTGGAAACAATTAAAGCCTTCGGTCTTCCACACGTCGTGGCAATAAACAGATTTATGAATGATACAGAGGCCGAGATTTCCCTGTTAACAAGATGGTGTGAGAATCAAGGAATTAACGTAGAATTAGCAGATGTGTGGGCAAACGGAGGGGAGGGAGGAAAACGATTAGCTGAGCGAGTCGTAACCGAAATCACTAAAAAACCTAATCATTTTAACCCGCTTTATTCGCTTAATGACTCACTAAAAACGAAAATTAAAAAAATCGCAACGATCGTTTACGGTGCTGCAGATGTATCATTTTCTACTGAAGCTGAAAGGCAAATAGTGCAATTTGAAACATTAGGATGGGGGAAATATCCTATCTGTATGGCAAAAACACCTTATTCCCTTTCAGATGATCCTGTCCGACTTGGTCGTCCAGAAAAATTTACTCTTTCTATACGGGAGCTTAAACCCTCCATTGGAGCGGGTTTTATCGTGGTGTTAACCGGTAATGTCTTAACCATGCCAGGGTTACCAGAAAATCCTGCCGCACTCCGTATGGATGTAGACAGTGATGGAAAAGCTGTGGGCCTATTTTAAAAATGTTTACTTAGAAGAGTATACATACTCCTCTTTAAGATGTGCCGATGGGGAGAATGATCCCCTCGGTATTTTCTTTAGACAGTTAGCGTACAGGAGTATTTTAACGTTTATTTAGTATTTATTTCTTTATAGAGAATTCATTTTATAACAGAAAAGCGTTCACAAACCTTCCTGCTCAAAATAGAGAGGAAAGGTAACTCTATATAGGCGGGAGATTACGGACGCTAATGTCTGATTAAAGGTTCGTTTTATGTGACGTTACTAGATCACAACATAGGAGTGGCGTTATGGCAGCTATTTATTTACTATTATTACCTTTTTTGATAATGATCCCACTCACTTATTATATGGGGAAAGAAGCTAAAAAACTTGATATTACAAAAGAAACCATCTCACTACCTATCCCTATAACAACTAAAAAAATACTGTTTATATCTGATCTTCACAATCGAAAAATTGAAATGACGACATGGTGGGAAAATATACAAGTTGATTTTGTTATTATCGGAGGAGATCTTGCTGAAAGGCGAACCCCTGAGAAATATGTTAAACATAATCTTAGAATACTTACGTCGTTAGGCCAAACTTATTTTGTCAGAGGCAATCATGACTATCACTTTGGAATGGATCAGCTAACAGCTATTTTAGAGGAGTTTAATGTCAAACAACTCAATAATGAAGTCATTGAAATAGATCGTAAGTGGTCTGTTATAGGAGTTGAAGATTACGGGACTGGGCATGCGCTTTTAGAGACACTTTATTCAACTACAAAGCCAGCTATTTTAATAAGTCATAACCCGGAAATTGCCATAGCACTTGAAGACGATAACCACTCTATATATGCTATGTTGTCAGGACATACCCACGGAGGTCAAATAAGGCTAAACTGGTTAGCTCTAGGTGAAAGAGGGGGCTGGACAAAGAAGAAGCAATTACCTGTTTTTATTAGTAATGGGTTTGGAACGAGACATGTCCCCTTGAGGTTAGGAGCGCCCCCACAAGTACATATCATAACAGTAGTTGGTCGAGCAAATTAAAAGTGAACGGAAGTAGTGCAATGGATTCTTACTTGATCTATCTACTATCAAAAGCCTACGAAGCGGAAGGTGAAAATGTGACACAGGCTCAAGGAAAATATAATATTAAAGCTGCTGCAAACATGCTTAATGTTAAACCTGGCACATTGAGAGCATGGGAAAGGCGCTATAGCATTGTTAAGCCTCATCGGAATAAGGCTGGTCATCGCTTGTATACAGATGAACAACTGACGATATTAACCTGGCTTATTAATAAGGTTAAGGCAGGGTTTACAATTGGACAGGCTGTGGATTTGTTTAGTAAAAAGAATGTAAAAAATCTACCTGACACAGATGCATTAAATGGAACGCAAATGCAGAAGATTAAACAGGATCTTCTTATAGCACTTTTAGCTTTTGACGAAACAAAAGCGAATGAACTTATGGATCATGCATTCAATGTTTTCAGCATGGAGAAGGTGGTTATAACTATATTAGGGGACATGCTAATTGAATTAGAAGAAAAATTGGAACAAAACGAGATTACAATGGCTCATAAATCTTATGCTACCTCTTACATGAGGACGAGAATAGGAATGGTTTTGCACCATTTACCGACAAACAGCCTATTACCGAAAGTGCTATGTGTCTGTGCTCCATATGAACAAAACGAGGTTTATTTATTGATATTTACGTTCTTTCTTCGTAGGAGGGGATATGAAACCATTTATATAGGTGCTGGCATTCATACAGACAATGTTATTCAAGTAGTTGAGGAGATCACACCTAAAATGATCATTATGTGTTCCACGATGGTTGAACACCTTGTTTCAGCACTTAAGATTACTGATGAGCTGAATCATAACTTCTCTGATCTTCTTATAGGACTTATGGGGCCTGCTATAAGACAGTTATCAGAGGATGATTACGATTCCTATAAACTATACTTAGTAGGTGAAACAGAAGAGCAGTGGATAACCTGGTTAAGACGTTATTTGTAATAGTAATGGAATTTAGGCATAATACCGAACCTTTTTAGTGATAAAATCATAATTTACATTAAACACTAAAGGTAAGTAAAGACACTTTTCTTTATATGCCGGAATAAAAGAGGGAGGAATATTCATGCGCCTCGAACGACTGGCTTATGATAAAATGAAAATTTCTTTATCATATGAGGATCTTGAACAAAGGGGAATTTCCACTGATAAGGCTTGGTCTGACGTTCCTGTTATCGATGAGTTATTTCAAGAAATGATTACGGAAGCCAGTGAGGAATTAAATTTCGAGCCAGAGGGACCGGTTGTAGTCGAAGTATTTTCCATACCGTCTCAAGGACTCGTCATTATTGTAACTAAGACAGAAGATGTCTTTGATGATGCAGACTTGCCATTTATGCAATGGGAAGCAATTGAAACTAAAGCCCATGATACAAAACTATTTAAATTTAATGAATTTGAAGATGTGATTCAATTATGTAAAGCATTGTATATACAAAATATTCAAGGCGGAAAATTATTTCATTATCGTCACACCTACTACTTAACTTTTGGTGATAAAGAACTTCCTGCGGTGAGAGAAAAAACCATTTATGCTATCTGTTGTGAGTTTGGAGAACCTTCCAATTTATCAGTTCATAAATTAAACGATTACGGTAAAATCATTGTACCATCCCAAGCCATTAAACATATAACTAGCTATTTTTCATAAGAAGCCTAGGGATAAAAGGCTTCTTAATTTTTGGGCTGTATATGAGTAAGTGACCTTTGTGAGAGTGATATGTATAGACGGAGAGGCATAAATAATAACGCCACGCACTTAGACGGGTAATTTTAATAAATTTTATCAACAGACGTCGTTAATAAAAAACTTCATTTATCACAGATAAGCGTTCGTAAACCTCCCACGTCAAATAGTGAGGAGAGGTAACTATATTTAGATGGGAGATAACGAACGCTAATGTCCTGATTGACTCACCTACCAATCTGTGGGGCCCACTGACTGATTGAAGGTTCGTTTTATAAGAAAGTGAACAGGCTGCTTGGCTGGATTTAATAGGACATCTGATTTAGAATAAGATTAGGTTACAGAG
The genomic region above belongs to Bacillus sp. A301a_S52 and contains:
- a CDS encoding CPBP family intramembrane metalloprotease, producing MKKQAEIIKHISDKELLINLYATQLIMFIIALFTSWLIKGDVFAVLNVFQLSGDHLLIGLTFGVAIVTFELFLSRILPPSWFDDGGINKRVFSSRHPFHIVVLSAIVAISEEVLFRGVIQTYAGLWVASILFTLIHFRYLANRFLFIFTILLSVSLGVLFELTGNLLTAIVAHFIIDCLLGLHIRYFDNKH
- a CDS encoding DUF2663 family protein — its product is MKEKVSTGQESIDTFMINAIIKAKGKEKAAEKKLVRVGFLVILSLISLTVYVFKNWMQWFQAEGSIFQKIMTDPFILFFTILSIITFAWLQQVTAKFEKAEKDYDQLKEDMIDRAADIWSSPEAWKKRSEIFRELKEKHDINLYHK
- a CDS encoding formate--tetrahydrofolate ligase, with amino-acid sequence MTKVDKQVRADIEIAQASQMLPISDIVSTLQLTDDEWEPFGRYKAKLSLSVMERLKDRPNGKIILVTAINPTPAGEGKSTVTVGLGQALNKLNKQAVIALREPSLGPTMGIKGGAAGGGYSQVVPMEDINLHFTGDIHAITSAHNALAALIDNHLHQGNELNIDPRRIVWKRVIDMNDRALREVVIGLGGPQQGIPRESGFDITVASEIMAILCLALNLTDLKERLSRIVVAYTYEKQPVTVKDLQAEGALTLLLKEALKPNLVQTLENTPAIIHGGPFANIAHGCNSVIATKMAAKLGDFVVTEAGFGADLGAEKFLDIKTRAGNIDPSLVVIVATIRALKMHGGVPKDQLKQENLTALEFGLANLHKHVETIKAFGLPHVVAINRFMNDTEAEISLLTRWCENQGINVELADVWANGGEGGKRLAERVVTEITKKPNHFNPLYSLNDSLKTKIKKIATIVYGAADVSFSTEAERQIVQFETLGWGKYPICMAKTPYSLSDDPVRLGRPEKFTLSIRELKPSIGAGFIVVLTGNVLTMPGLPENPAALRMDVDSDGKAVGLF
- a CDS encoding metallophosphoesterase, with the translated sequence MAAIYLLLLPFLIMIPLTYYMGKEAKKLDITKETISLPIPITTKKILFISDLHNRKIEMTTWWENIQVDFVIIGGDLAERRTPEKYVKHNLRILTSLGQTYFVRGNHDYHFGMDQLTAILEEFNVKQLNNEVIEIDRKWSVIGVEDYGTGHALLETLYSTTKPAILISHNPEIAIALEDDNHSIYAMLSGHTHGGQIRLNWLALGERGGWTKKKQLPVFISNGFGTRHVPLRLGAPPQVHIITVVGRAN
- a CDS encoding MerR family transcriptional regulator produces the protein MTQAQGKYNIKAAANMLNVKPGTLRAWERRYSIVKPHRNKAGHRLYTDEQLTILTWLINKVKAGFTIGQAVDLFSKKNVKNLPDTDALNGTQMQKIKQDLLIALLAFDETKANELMDHAFNVFSMEKVVITILGDMLIELEEKLEQNEITMAHKSYATSYMRTRIGMVLHHLPTNSLLPKVLCVCAPYEQNEVYLLIFTFFLRRRGYETIYIGAGIHTDNVIQVVEEITPKMIIMCSTMVEHLVSALKITDELNHNFSDLLIGLMGPAIRQLSEDDYDSYKLYLVGETEEQWITWLRRYL
- a CDS encoding adaptor protein MecA gives rise to the protein MRLERLAYDKMKISLSYEDLEQRGISTDKAWSDVPVIDELFQEMITEASEELNFEPEGPVVVEVFSIPSQGLVIIVTKTEDVFDDADLPFMQWEAIETKAHDTKLFKFNEFEDVIQLCKALYIQNIQGGKLFHYRHTYYLTFGDKELPAVREKTIYAICCEFGEPSNLSVHKLNDYGKIIVPSQAIKHITSYFS